The Halotia branconii CENA392 region GCTGCTTACAGCACCCTTGAGGGCTGCAATTCCCTGTTCAATGCTAGCCCAGATGCCCATGTCAGGTTCTTGACCGCCTATCTCTCGCGTTCCGACAAAGTAAAGAACGCCTTTAAGAATTTCTTGGTGAGCGCGATTTTCAAAATTCACTCGGTTGAGCGGTTCCATCAAATCTTGAAGGTCATCATTCAATGACTGGGCAACCTTGTGTAGAACCAGCCCGGTCATTGTCTGTTGATGCTTTAGCAACTCAAGCTGTAAGTACTTGTCATACAGAGTTAGCTCAGAGCCGCTCATCATTTGGCTTACCTTTTGGGCATGTTGTTGACTAATGTCGCGAGGTTCTGCTGCGTTGCCGTATCTAGAAATAGCAGCTTCAATGATGCCAAGATTTTCGCGATCACTGTTTATCATTCCTTCGAGCCGCTCGCAAATCGTATTGTCGTCCGTCTGTGCTATTAACTTTTGCTCACTTTCTAACAGAACGTTCTGAAACAGCTTTAGATCAGCAAGCTTAGTCGCTATATTTGTGACATCGGCCATATTATTAACTCCAGACTATAGGTTTTATCGGTTATGACAAGCTCTCCTCACTTTTTCCATATTCTCGTGAGGTTTTAGTAAGTCTGTCCCTCTTCAGAAAGATTTATTAGTCACTTGTTCTCTAGCTCCTGAATTAATACTTTAACCTTACGAACTGTATTGATTGCCACATCGGCTTTTTCAGCAGTCTAACGCAACGACAAACCCCCATTTAGTGCTGCAACTACTCGTTGAGATGAGGGCTTTGCTAAAAATTCCTCTACTGATTCACCAATTGAAGGTCGCCCAACGTGTTGCCCCCAGTTGTTAGCACGTTTCATACCTGTTTTGATTGCTTGCGATCGCATGAAGGCACGTTTATTTTCTGCAATAAGTTGTTCAATTTGGCTGGGTTCACCTGCTAGAACATCTACCTCAATTTTTGACAATCCCTTTGCTTGCATTCGGCGCAAATCACGCAGCACGGCGTTGTTGCATGAATAGGCAAAATGGTAAATTTTACCTATCGCCTATGTTCGCTCGCCGCTTAGCCCAACAATGAAGACGAAAGCCCAGTACAAAGTTAAGAATTGGAACGCCTATGATGCAGCACTAAAGCAACGAGGCAGTATAACATTCTGGGTGAATGAACAAGTCATCGAGCAGTGGCGCAAT contains the following coding sequences:
- a CDS encoding hemerythrin HHE cation-binding protein, whose translation is MADVTNIATKLADLKLFQNVLLESEQKLIAQTDDNTICERLEGMINSDRENLGIIEAAISRYGNAAEPRDISQQHAQKVSQMMSGSELTLYDKYLQLELLKHQQTMTGLVLHKVAQSLNDDLQDLMEPLNRVNFENRAHQEILKGVLYFVGTREIGGQEPDMGIWASIEQGIAALKGAVSSAVS